A genomic stretch from Coffea arabica cultivar ET-39 chromosome 10c, Coffea Arabica ET-39 HiFi, whole genome shotgun sequence includes:
- the LOC113714317 gene encoding E3 ubiquitin-protein ligase RZF1-like, with product MSLSPPGGTDNGRRNDQLYWCYQCHQGVRVASDNPSDIVCPQCFGQVLVEIDMARPVHDFTAFDPSPEARWVEVLSIMFHPLLRTRNVRFRERENRFPDGELVNIPRQRDRGSRGWFWQRRRGGVLRDNENDDWGRESGILARPRTLFIIRPVGPSPTRQDHGEEAGLFPTGIDARNYFLGPGLEQLIEQLTQNDRPGPPPLPDSVIDSIPTVKLTSSHLINESECPVCKEKFDIGDEARELPCNHIYHSDCIVPWLRLHNSCPVCRHGLPVPSDQSRLAENDQESEAHDSPNGRGTSRSQRCLRLRQQLASIWPFRSIHRNIHRQNDESSSSQGGAAQSWRHSCYIL from the coding sequence ATGTCATTGAGTCCTCCAGGTGGAACAGACAATGGTAGGAGAAACGATCAATTATATTGGTGTTACCAGTGTCATCAAGGAGTCAGGGTTGCCTCCGATAATCCATCTGACATCGTCTGTCCTCAATGTTTCGGCCAAGTTCTTGTTGAAATAGACATGGCCAGGCCTGTTCATGATTTCACTGCATTTGATCCCTCCCCAGAAGCTCGATGGGTCGAAGTACTCTCAATAATGTTCCATCCTCTACTTAGAACCCGAAATGTTAGATTCCGGGAGAGAGAGAACAGATTCCCTGATGGAGAACTTGTCAATATTCCAAGACAGAGAGATCGTGGCAGTCGAGGCTGGTTTTGGCAGAGAAGGCGTGGTGGGGTATTGCGTGATAATGAGAATGATGATTGGGGACGTGAGAGTGGCATCCTAGCCCGACCTCGAACCTTGTTTATTATCAGGCCAGTAGGGCCTTCCCCAACTCGACAGGATCATGGAGAAGAAGCTGGATTATTCCCCACAGGAATTGATGCAAGAAACTATTTCCTCGGTCCAGGACTTGAACAACTGATTGAACAACTGACTCAAAACGATCGCCCTGGCCCTCCACCACTGCCTGACTCAGTGATTGATTCGATTCCAACGGTAAAACTAACATCATCCCATTTGATCAATGAGTCAGaatgccctgtttgcaaggaGAAGTTCGATATTGGTGATGAAGCCAGAGAGCTGCCCTGCAACCATATTTACCATTCTGATTGCATTGTACCTTGGTTAAGGCTTCATAATTCTTGTCCAGTTTGCCGGCATGGGCTGCCTGTGCCGAGTGATCAGAGCAGACTTGCAGAAAATGATCAAGAGTCTGAGGCTCATGACTCTCCTAATGGAAGAGGAACCAGCAGGAGCCAGCGATGCCTGAGGTTGAGGCAGCAGTTGGCTTCAATTTGGCCCTTCCGATCAATACATCGAAACATTCATCGACAAAACGATGAAAGTAGTTCGTCACAAGGAG